A segment of the Biomphalaria glabrata chromosome 18, xgBioGlab47.1, whole genome shotgun sequence genome:
TCCAGCGCCCTTAGCAGGACTCACATATAATTAAAGGGGAGgggatagcatgtcattaccattcggaaatctgacttattatatattcatgaaataagcaaataaaaaaaaaattcgttggacggtgttagaattcatactatacatacaatattatagtagagtgaaataaacattgttataaaagctacgtacTTATTTAATTATCATAAAATTACATCTCGCGTCAAAACGTCTCGCGCCCAAACagctgcgccaaaacggctgcgccagAACGTCTCGCGCCcaaacggctgcgccaaaacgtctcgcgcccaaacggctgcgccaaaacgtcacgtaccgaatGGGAACGATATGGAATGTTATGAAAAACACTAAGATTCCAAAGCTATTTCCTATGTCTATCCTAATATAGTGTGTTTTTCTTTTACGAAATTTAATATTGTTGTAGAAACATATTTTTCATTCTGTTAGACATAACTATTATGCTGCACtttataatgtatttatatttttctgtaATATAACGCTTAAGTTATATTTTATTGTACACATGTATTGAATTGTATCTAGCAAACTAAAATTCTATAAAATTTCACGTTTTAGAAGAATAAGATGACTCAAACCATGAAAAcagtaaataatatatttttggtCTTTCTTTACGGTCCCCattaaaaatgtcttcatttgttCAATGTTGTCTTTCCGTTTTTCTCTTTCACGACTATGTCTCAAATTGTAAACGAGATATAGAAGCATAATCTCACTTTCAGTTCCGATATATCCGCATTTagtgcaatggctacttttggaTTTCTAAAGATGAAACATTGTATTAAATGTGGGAACATATTTATGCATGCAAAAtgctaaaaatgaaaaaataattgcCTCATGTAGTAGGCTATAAATTGCTTGTAATTGTAAGCAGCTAAAATTATGACTAATTAGCAAAAGCAGTCTACGAGTTTTGTGTTGAGACACAACTTcctatattttagtttaaagttCATTTGtgctaaaggaaaaaaaatactcgGGTTGCCTGAAAGGCTCCGACCAAATAATTTAACGAGATGTTGATGTAACTGGGATACGAATTGTGGATGTAGCTGGGATACGAATTGTTGATGTAACTGGGATACGAATTGTTGATGTGACTGGGATACGAATTGTTGATGTAGCTGGGATACGAATTGTTGATGTGACTGGGATACGAATTGTTGATTTGACTGGGATGCGAATTGTGGATGTAGCTGGGATACGAATTGTTGATGTGACTGGGATACGAATTGTTGATGTAGCTGGGAAACGAATTGTTGATGTAGCTGGGATATGAACTGCTGATGTAGCTGGGATACGAATTGTTGATGCAGCTGGGATACGAATTGTTGATGTGACTGGGATACGAATTGTTGATGTAGCTGGGATATGAACTGTTGATGTAGCTGGGATACGAATTGTTGATGTGACTGGGATATGAACTGTTCATGTGACTGGGATGCGAATTGTGGATGTAGCTGGGATACGAATTGTTGATGTGACTGGGATGCGAATTGTGGATGTAGCTGGGAAACGAATTGTTGATGTAGCTGGGATATGAACTGCTGATGTAGCTGGGATACGAATTGTTGATGCAGCTGGGATACGAATTGTTGATGTGGCTGGGATACAAATTGTTGATGTAGCTGGGATATGAACTGCTGATGTTGCTGGGATACGAATTGTTGATGTAGCTGGGATACGAATTGTTGATGTAGCTGGGATACGAATTGTTGATGTAGCTGGGATACGAATTGTTGATGTAGCTGGGATACATGCTGTAAATGCGGTTGAGATACTAAATGGTGTTAAAAAAGACACCATATAACAATCTCATCATCAGCCTGCATCATTCAAGGCTTAAGGTTAGTAGTAACATTTTCACCTAACCAAACGACTCACAAGTTTCACAGtcaatagaaaataaatgaacTAAACACTATAACAGTAGTTATGCCGTGTGCATTAAGTATTAGTTTTCCTATATAAATCATAATTACGTGTTTTAATTATCCGTTAATCTAGTTATTTACCAAGGTGCATCAAGTTTAAACAATAAATCCGGCCTCAATTAATTTATTGTTGTTCTCCATGTATACAGTGTTTAATGCTCTCGTCATTGAGAATTGAGTCAATAAGATTCAGTCAAAGAGGACAAGACCTTCCGCATACAATTTCGTTGTATTAAATGTATCTTGGGATAAAATTAATGCGTTATAAAAAGTCAGTAtcgttcccatttcagaccttgcgatctatacggcagatgatgttatggtcatctgtttctttggccaacggtcaacgagcagggtgtcatgtggccagcagaacgaccaaccgcatttactttccccaactatagccaggtactcattagagctgggtgaactcaggtgcgccttaaaaatcctgaaactcaaaatcccagtattcaccgtaattggaacccaggaccccaggttcggaagccatgtgcttaaccactcagttaCCGCGCCCTCAATGTGTTATGTTCTTCAAACAATATCAATATGTTAagtcttcatattggatgagactctttaaacttggaaacgacaaatcacattttataaatactttaatctttattaacactgaaaacactttcttgttcatattcctccattttggttcttctttcactttcaacacgcattcgcaccatttcatatttacactaagatgcgcTTGTTTTTGTCGCGTGGTATACGCTAAGGTTTGCCATCTCAATGGTCCGGGATTTGAACCCAGCGTGCTATGATACAGCGCCGACCTCTGAGAAAttgggctagaatgtaataTTCTTCAATTCTTAAGGAGCATCtgaaacataaagaaacaaaagaaagtaaCAAAACTTATTTGCACAAGCATATCCATTATGTTGAAAGTTTGAAATATCCAAGAAGAGTGTTGTAGATCCAACTGCTTTTGATAGATCCAAGTATTTCCATTCATCTTCATGCTTCTCGTTGATTTTCATGCTTCTCCTAAATTCACCTGTTTCTCGTATATTCACCTACTTCTCGTAGATCCAACACATTGGCTAGTTTATTGCGTAATCCGacgatatatacatatatgatccgatatatatacatatatttgcCTCCTTCAGTCCtagaacgactatggctcatctcgaGCGCTTTTTTGAATGGTTGTGGAGCCCAATtatggagagacactcccgtccacatatattgcaggtcaaggtggcgttcgctttggtggtagaggagctggccattttccgtatggcaccctttttttttaagagctgaggtccatgttttctcgctgtccatagctttcttggtcaacgtctctctccaactagcgCGGTCTTATACATAATCCGACACATATTCTAAAACATAATCTTATACATAGTCTGAAATATAGCCCAATATTTTCCATagtttcaataacattttttgagACGCAGTCTTTCACTGATGATTAGCATTACAAATTGACGACACTTACGATATTCCAGTTGACATAGAGTTGCCAGAATCATATTGCGTAGTAAGTCTAATACTACCAATGAAGCAGTAAATATGTATACACAGGTCACAGATACTGGTTTTATGGATTGCATACTGACAAATTGTATGTATTTAGAACTGTCATACAATAAACACATTAATTTGACAAAATAATTGGATTCTAAAATAGTGATTAAATATCGATTTCGAGTTTTTACTCACACATTTCTTTTATAATGTTAGTCAGTTCCCTTagattaaatcaataaattCTTAAATCGTTTTAGATTTAGTCATGGGAACATCGATTTTAATTATCTAGGTTTAAGCTTTTGACTTCTTTGCTATAAATGCACATGCAAAATTGTTGTTGCCCCTTAAAAACCCTTTACACCAGGTAGGAAATATCTATTAGGTATGTTTTATTGTTGTAGGATAAAATACTGCACTTACTCgtaatcttcagacttgaaaCCAAACCTTACATGTAGTCAAGTCCAAAGATTTAGAAGGAGATCAGTATTGTAAGTGAGACAGTGTTTATGTTGTTTTAACTTTCACACTGCCACTATGATAGTGCCCAAATTGTGTAATG
Coding sequences within it:
- the LOC129924010 gene encoding putative uncharacterized protein DDB_G0282499, encoding MYPSYINNSYPSYINNSYPSYINNSYPSYINNSYPSNISSSYPSYINNLYPSHINNSYPSCINNSYPSYISSSYPSYINNSFPSYIHNSHPSHINNSYPSYIHNSHPSHMNSSYPSHINNSYPSYINSSYPSYINNSYPSHINNSYPSCINNSYPSYISSSYPSYINNSFPSYINNSYPSHINNSYPSYIHNSHPSQINNSYPSHINNSYPSYINNSYPSHINNSYPSYINNSYPSYIHNSYPSYINISLNYLVGAFQATRVFFFL